CAGTCGAGGTCCGGGCGGCGCTCGGCGAGCTCGCGGATGCGGCGGCGCACCTCGTCGAGCGTCTCGGCGCCCTCCAGGCTCACCGCGTCCGGGTCGAAGCCGAGCAGGAGGTGGTTGTGGCTGTCGATGATGCCGGGCGTGACGAGGGCGCCGCCGAGGTCGCGGGTCTCACGGGCGGCGGGAGCGTCCGAGGCCGGGCCGACGTAGCTGATCCGGCCGTCCGTCACGCCGACCGCCTCGGCCCACGGCTGCGCGTCGTCGAAGGTCCTGACCCTGGCTCCGGTGAGGAGGAGGTCGGCGGTCTGAGCTACGGTCACGGTGGTCCCATCGACGGTGAGGAGAATTCTTTGACACTTGCGTCAAAGAATTCCACGAGTGTGCCACGCCTCCGCGGAAGGTGTCAAGCGATCCCGTCCGCCGCGCGCCGGTAGGGTCGACTCATGGCCCGGCCGAAGAAGCAGGATGAGCGTCGCGCCGACCTCATCGAGGCGGCGCTCAGCGCAGTCGGCGAACGCGGCCTCCGCTCGCTCTCGCTGGCCGACGTCGCGGCGAAGGCCGGGCTCACCCGCGGCGCGATCCTCTACTACTACGAGGACCTCGACCAGCTCCTGGTGGAGGCCCACCGCGCCGGCCTCGAACGGTTCTGCGACCACAGGGACGCGGTGGTCGCGGGCATCCCCGAGCCACAGCTCCAGCTCGCCGCCGCCATCCGGGAGGGCCTGCCGAGCGGCCCGGACGACGCCCTCATGCGCCTGCTCTACGAGTTCGACGTGCTCGCCGGCACCTCCACACTGCACGACGAACTGGTCGAGCGCATGTACCTGCGCCAGCTCGCGACCTACACCGGCATCCTGGAGCGCGGCGCCGCGGCGGGCGTGTTCGCGCCGGCGCTCCCCGTCGAGACGCTGGCCATGAACCTGGTCGCCCTGGAGGACGCCTACGGCCTCCACATCGTCGCGGGCAACAGCCTGATCACCGTCGCGAGCGCCGAGGCCGCCATGCGCGCCGCCGCCACCGCCTTCGGCGCCCCCACGACCCTCCACTCGCCGAGGGGCACGTAAACGCCCCTAACGGCGCTACTCGCAAAGCGCACGACTTTGCTCGCTCTATCCTGCGGTCGGTAGCATCTGATCGACTTTCAGGTTAGAGGGACGGGGACACTCATGGCTGACTCGCCGAACGGGTTCGAATCGGAATGCTTCTTCATTGCACCGATTGGCGAGGAAGGCAGTGATGTCCGTAAACGTTCGGACGGCGTGCTGAACTACATCGTCAGCAGGGCAGCGGAAGAAGTCGGGCTGACCGCAATTCGGGCTGACAAGATTTCGAGCCCCGGTCAGATCAACCTTCAGGTCATCGAGCACGTGCTCTCTGCGCGCGCGGTGGTAGCTGATCTGACTGGCCTAAACCCCAACGTCTTCTACGAGATGGCTGTGCGACACACAGCGAAGCTACCCATAGTTCTCATCGCTGAAAGGGGCACTGACCTGCCCTTTGATATTTCGCAAATGCGCACGATCTTCTTCAGTCACACCGATCTGGCTGATGCGGACGACTGCCGGAAAGCAATCGCCACCCAGCTGCAGGACGCGCTGGAGGGCGGAAATGTTGACAGCCCGATCTCGACGGCGCTCGATGTGAGTAGCTTGTCGACTGGTAGCGCGATTGACCGAAGTGTCGCGGAACTCGTTACGACCGTTGAGGACCTCGCTCGGATGCAGCGCGAGACGCGGGAAGCCGTGGCCAAGATCGATCGACAGACCGGCAGAGCGGTGGTTCAGCCAGCTGTCATTTCCGATCTCGTCGAGGCGTTCGACCACCTGATCGCCGTCTCCGATGGGACAGTCGATGACCCGCTCGAGAGTGTAGTCAAGGAATTCCTGAACCCGGTGAGATACCTGAGTCGCCATGGATATGGCCTGCCGCTAAACCGCCAGCGCGCGTCGAATAAGCCCCTTCCCTCGACCGAGAACGAGTCGTAGGAGGGGCGCGCCGCAGGCGCGCTCATAAGCAACATAGCTAGGAACGCTCTGCACGCCCCTAAAACGCGGTTCTAGGGGCGTTTACGTGCCCTTCGGCGAAGGGAGGAGAGAGGGTTAGGCGGGTGGGGCGGTGCTGGCGCGGCGGATGAGGCGGGTCGGCAGGCGGATGTGGGTCGGGTCCGGCTCCTCGCCGGCCATCAGCGCCACCACCAGCTCGGCGGCCGCAGCCCCGAGCCGTCCCATCGGCTGGCGAATCGTCGTCAGCGGGGTGGAGTACCGCGACGCCTCCGGGATGTCGTCGAAGCCGACCACCGACAGGTCGCGCGGCACCTCCAGCCCGAGCTCGTGGGCCACTTCGATGACCATGATCGCGGACAGGTCGTTGGCGGCGAAGATCGCGCTGGGCCGCTCGGGCGCGGCGAGCAGGCGGCGGGCCGCCTCCCGTGCGCTCTCCTGCTCGTAGTTGCCGAGCCCGACGATCGTCGGGTCGAACGGGATGCCGGCCTCCGCGAGCGCTCGACGGTAGCCCGCGTCGCGCGCGGCCGCCGAGCGCAGGTCCGGCCGGCCGGCGACGAAGCCGATGCGGCGGTGGCCGAGCCCGATCAGGAAGTCCACGGCACTGCGCGCGCCGCCGAAGCTGTCCGACTCCACGGTCGGGAGGTCGGCGCGGCCGGTGTGCGGGTCGACGGCCACGATCGGGACGTCCGCGTTCGCGTTGACCACGGTCGGCGTCACCATGATGACGCCGTCGATGAGCGTGCCGCTCAGCCGGCTGAGCGAGCGCCGTTCCCAGCCCTCCGAGGCGCCGTGCCGCGATCCGCTGTAGGCGAGGAGGTCGTAATGGGAGTCCGCGAGCGCCGCCCCGACGCCCTTCAGCACCTCCGCGCTGAAGGGCTCGAAGTCGGCCACGAGCACGCCGATCACGCCGGTCTGCCGCGAGCGCATGCTCGACGCGACCAGGCTCGACTCGTAGCCGAGCTCCTCCACGACCCGGAGCACGCGCTCGGCGGTGTGCGAGGCGACGCCGTAGCGGCCGTTGACCGCTTTCGACACGGTCGCAGCGGACACTCCGGCCGCTTCCGCCACGTCGTTGATGGTTGGACGTCGTCCCATGACCGAGCAGCATAGCAATCTCGAAAAGGATTTCGAAAAGGATTTCGAAAACGTTTGACACCTCTTCAGGGCCCTTGCGACACTGACGTGGTCCGGTCAGCCTCCCGGACCGACGAGTCCCAGCTCCGGCCCCAGGCGAGAGGCTTCGCCCGACCGGACGCCCCGGCACGGACCCCCGTCACCTGGCATCGCGAATCCGTGGATGCCGCTCAACGAAGAGAACAGGTTGGAATCACATGAAAGCCAAGAAGCTCCTCATCGGAGCTGCAGTCCTGGCCGCCGGATCGCTCGCGCTGACCGCGTGCAGCGGCGCCTCGGACACCTCCAGCAGCAGCAAAGTCAGCATGACGCTCTGGCAGAACTCGACGACCGGTCCCGGCCAGCAGTACTGGACCGACGCGATCGCCGCGTTCGAGAAGGCCAACCCGAACGTCACCATCAAGATGCAGTCGATCCAGAACGAGGACCTCGACGGCAAGCTCCAGACGGCGCTCAACTCCGGTGACGCCCCCGACATCTTCCTGCAGCGCGGCGGCGGCAAGATGGCCGCGATGGTGCAGGCGGGGCAGGTCATGGACCTCACCGACAAGGTCTCCTCCGACACCAAGAAGGTCATCTCCTCCGGCTCGTTCAAGGCCGAGACCTACCAGAACAAGGTCTACGCCATGCCCCTCTCGGTGCTCCCGGGCGGGCTCTTCTACAGCCAGGACCTCTTCAAGGCGGCGGGGATCGACGGGGCTCCCAAGACCATCGACGACCTCAGCGCCGACGTCCAGAAGCTGAAGGCGACGGGCGTCGCCCCGATCGCCCTCGGCGCCAAGGACGCCTGGCCCGCCGCGCACTGGTTCTACTGGTTCGCGCTCCGCGAGTGCTCCGGCACCACGATGGAGAAGACCGCCGACTCGAAGAGCTTCTCGGACGGCTGCTGGCTGAAGGCCGCTCAGGACCTCCAGAACTTCGCCGGCCAGAAGCCGTTCAACGACGGCTTCCTGACAACCTCCGCCCAGCAGGGCGCCGGCTCCTCCGCCGGTCTGGTCGCCAACCACAAGGCCGCGATGGAGCTCATGGGCGCGTGGGACCCGGGCGTGATCGCCTCCCTCACCCCCGACCAGAAGCCGCTGGCCGACCTCGGCTTCTACCCCTTCCCCGAGCTCTCCAGCGCGGGCAAGGGTGAGCCCGGCTCGATCATGGGTGGCGTCGACGGCTACTCCTGCTCGGTGAAGGCGCCGAAGCAGTGCGCCGACTTCCT
This genomic stretch from Leifsonia sp. EB41 harbors:
- a CDS encoding LacI family DNA-binding transcriptional regulator yields the protein MGRRPTINDVAEAAGVSAATVSKAVNGRYGVASHTAERVLRVVEELGYESSLVASSMRSRQTGVIGVLVADFEPFSAEVLKGVGAALADSHYDLLAYSGSRHGASEGWERRSLSRLSGTLIDGVIMVTPTVVNANADVPIVAVDPHTGRADLPTVESDSFGGARSAVDFLIGLGHRRIGFVAGRPDLRSAAARDAGYRRALAEAGIPFDPTIVGLGNYEQESAREAARRLLAAPERPSAIFAANDLSAIMVIEVAHELGLEVPRDLSVVGFDDIPEASRYSTPLTTIRQPMGRLGAAAAELVVALMAGEEPDPTHIRLPTRLIRRASTAPPA
- a CDS encoding TetR/AcrR family transcriptional regulator, coding for MARPKKQDERRADLIEAALSAVGERGLRSLSLADVAAKAGLTRGAILYYYEDLDQLLVEAHRAGLERFCDHRDAVVAGIPEPQLQLAAAIREGLPSGPDDALMRLLYEFDVLAGTSTLHDELVERMYLRQLATYTGILERGAAAGVFAPALPVETLAMNLVALEDAYGLHIVAGNSLITVASAEAAMRAAATAFGAPTTLHSPRGT
- a CDS encoding ABC transporter substrate-binding protein, with the translated sequence MKAKKLLIGAAVLAAGSLALTACSGASDTSSSSKVSMTLWQNSTTGPGQQYWTDAIAAFEKANPNVTIKMQSIQNEDLDGKLQTALNSGDAPDIFLQRGGGKMAAMVQAGQVMDLTDKVSSDTKKVISSGSFKAETYQNKVYAMPLSVLPGGLFYSQDLFKAAGIDGAPKTIDDLSADVQKLKATGVAPIALGAKDAWPAAHWFYWFALRECSGTTMEKTADSKSFSDGCWLKAAQDLQNFAGQKPFNDGFLTTSAQQGAGSSAGLVANHKAAMELMGAWDPGVIASLTPDQKPLADLGFYPFPELSSAGKGEPGSIMGGVDGYSCSVKAPKQCADFLNFIATTPQQIAYYKAFNSPPVNTDAQKEVTEPYLKDVLAAYNKAPYVSQWLDTVLGQNIGNALNVAVVDMLAGKTDAKGLIQAANDAAKKG